Below is a genomic region from Raphanus sativus cultivar WK10039 chromosome 4, ASM80110v3, whole genome shotgun sequence.
TTCTCCAGTGGTTATTAGGAGAAAGTCTCATTGGTTCTAGTGACTTAACTGTCTTAAACACTTTTCTAGACAAAATTGTCAAACTTATTTTGGGTTTTGAGTGTAACTTGGCTTCTTTATTACATATCTCATATGTTTTTCTTACTGTTCGTCGTTCATTAAGCTAGGAAACAGAGTGAGAAAAATTTATTGTGAGTTTTGTTACTGTTGAAGAGCATTAATCATGTCGCTAGCAATGGATAAAGTCTTAATGGCTCTTTCCCTAGATGAAAAAGAAGTTCCTTTTGCCATGCCTGACCTCCCTGAGTTCAGTTCTGCAGAGGAAAACAAGCTTAGTTTGATGGGGAGATTACTGAACCCAGATCGTCAGAAAATACCAAACTTGATCAGGAGGATGCCGAGGAAGTGGCAAAAAGAGGGCATAGTTCGTGGGATAGCTCTTTCGCCAGAACGATTTCAGTTCATTTTTAACAATGAACATGACCTGCTAGATGTTCTTGAAAGAGGAGTTCAGACCTTTGAAGAATGGGTCATCGTGGTTGAGAGATGGGTGGAAAACCCTCCGGAGGATTACCTCCAGTACGTGCCGGTGTGGGTCCAGATTAGGGACATTCCGGTGAACTGCTACACCAAAGAAGCTTTGACGGCCATGGGGGATTTGGTGGGGAAAACATTGCTGGTAGCCTTCGATCCGTCGAAACCTATCACCCAAGACTTCATTAGGGTTTTGGTGAAGTTCAACGTAGCCAACCCTTTGAAAACGTCTCGAGTCATTACGTTGAGAGATGTAGCTGCTACGATTCGTTTCAACTACGAAAAAATTCAGAAACGATGCTTCACTTGTCAGCGCCTCAACCATGAGAAGGATTACTGCCCTCTTAACGTCAGGAAAAGACAACAAGAAGCGAAAGAAAGAAGGGAGGTTGCAGTAGCTaacttggagaagaagaaagtgcTCATAAGCTCGGATGACCCGTTGTTTGGAGTGCTAGAAGAGGAACAAGTAGGTATGGACCCGGGCTCAGGTCGAATGAAAATAGCAGAAGAAGTGCTAGACGAGATGAGAAGGTATCTAAGAGCTGATACAGGGGAAAGCTATGGTGTGAAAGTCGACAAGGTCCAACGATCAGTTAAACTTGCTGAAAATGGGAACTTGACACATAGACTGGCTCTGAGACTTGAGGCTCCTCCTCTGTTTACGACCGATTTAAACAGAGGAAAGGGCATTGTCTTTGACTATCAAGATAGTGGGGGAGCGCCAGATGCTCAAAGTGTTCAAAGCAACCCCAACAAGCTCATGACAGCCTCTTTTAAGGCTCACTCCAGCTTGGCGCGAAGATCAGCTCCGACATTACTTCTCCTCCAAGATGACACAGACAGTGTAGGGAATTCTGCTGTTCCTTCTTCTAACTATCCAACGGTGTTCACAGCAGGTAAAACTGCTCTCTGCTCTTCCGGGATAGTTAAGAAAAGGCCAGCCCCTAGAAGGAGACCTCTAAAATCAATGAGACATCCGAAAACAAGAGGCGACCTGAGGGGAAAAGAAATGGAGtcagaagagaaaagagaagggAAGCAAGCTATGGGGTGCAAAAAAAGGAAGTGTTCTGCAGATGAAGAAGAGATAAAACCAACCAGCAAGGCGGCTTGCATCAAGGCGATCCCGGATGAGGAATTGTCCCCACCCCAATGAGCATTTTAAGTTGGAATTGTCAAGGCTTGAGGCGGCCTCAAGGCTTGACGATTCAAAGACTGCAGGAGTTGCGTCAATACCAATTCCccgaaattttatttcttatggaaACCAAAAAATGTCGGAATGTAGTAGTAGATCTTAAAGTTTGGCTCGGTTATGAGCATGTACACACTGTGAATCCAGTTGGATACAGTGGTGGTTTAGCTATTTTGTGGAAGAAAAATGTCAACTTATGTATCAAAACTTCGGATAAAAACATTGTTGACTGTTTTGTAAGATTTGGAGATTCTTCCTTTTTATTAACTTGCGTTTACGGTGAGCCTGCATCCGATGGTAGAAGTGTGGTGTGGGAGCGCTTGATGAGACTAGGAAGATCAAGAACTGAGCCATGGTGTATGGTAGGGGATTTCAACGAAATCTTGAATAATGAAAAAAAGATAGGTGGACCAAAAAGATCAGAGGCTTCTTTCAAGCCTTTTACTGAGATGTTGGAATTGTGCAAAATGGAAGAGCTGAGCAGTAAAGGCAATCGATTTACTTGGGCAGGGACTCGATGGAAGAAGCATATTCAATGCTGTCTTGATAGATGTTTTGGCAACCAAGAGTGGGGAACAAGATTCCCTGAATCAAACCAAACCTTTCTTGAGAAAAGAGGTTCAGATCATAGACCGGTCCTTGTCAGTTTAAGAGCCAATTCCGATAGTCACAGAGGACAGTTCAGATTTGATCGACGGCTGCTTCATCATCCTGAGGCAACAAAAGAAGTGGAAATGGCATGGAGGAATGAAAAGTCGGTAGGATCAGTGGCCATAAAGATCAGAAAGTGCAGAAAGGTTATGAGTAACTGGAAACGAAGGAAAATGCTGAATGCAAACAACAAGATTAACCAGCTTCATGAGAGGCTGGAGTACTTCCAATCTAAGCCCTATCCTTGCTGGTTTGTCATAActaacctgaaaaaaaaaactgatgctAGCGTACAGAGAGGAAGAGATGTACTGGAGGCAAAAAAGCAGAGAAAAATGGTTAAAGCTAAGAGATCGTAACTCCAAGTTCTTTCATCTCTCGGTTAAAGCAACTAGATTGAAAAATAGGTTGCTGAAGCTGAAAGATAAATTTGGCGTTGATCAGTGAACAGATGCAGCAAAGGCTGAAGTGGCCATTGATTATTTCTCCTCCCTCTTCTCGTCGTCAAATCCTCCTTCTTATGAACCAGTACTACAGAGCATGATACCAAAAGTCACTCCCTTGATGAACAAATGCCTCACGGCTAACATTACAAGAGAGGAGATCCGAGAGGCGGTTTTTTCAATAAAACCTGAAAGTGCTCCGGGACCTGACGGTATGACGGGATTATTCTTTCAGAAGTTCTGGCATGTGGTTGGGGACTCTGTTTCTCTAGAGGTGATGGAGGTGTTTCAGAATGGCTACCTCCCCACTAATTGGAATTTTACCTATCTTTGCTTGATACCAAAGATACCGAACCCTGAAAACATGACTGACCTGCGTCCTATCAGTCTCTGTTTGGTTCTATACAAGGTAGTGTCTAAAATTCTGGTCAAAAGACTTCAGCCCTTCCTTTGTGAACTGGTATCGGTTAATCAATCGGCTTTCGTCAGTGAGAGACTCATTCAAGACAACATAATAATGGCTCATGAAGCAATCCACTCGCTCAAGACACATCCACGGATCTCAGCAGAGTACATAGCAGTCAAAACTGATATGTCCAAAGCTTATGATGGGTGTATAATGGAGTTATCTACGAACCTTGTTAGCTGCGATGGGATTTGACAAGGTGTGGATCAGTTGGGTGATGATGTGCGTCACGACAGCTTCCTTTGCGGTTCTTATTAACGACCAACATTTTGGGTTGATATCTCCAAAGCGAGGACTGAGACAAGGAGATCCACTTTCACCCTTTCTCTTTGTCATGTGCACGGAAGGGCTCTCCCACATGCTAGATGTCGCTGAAAGAAATGGAATCATTACAGGGATGAGTTTCTCATCAGAAGGGCCATCAGTCTCACACTTATTGTTTGCCGACGGTAGCTTATTCCTCTGTCAAGCATCGATCACTCAGTGCAAAAACCTGAAAAAGATACTGGACTTCTAGGAGAAGCGACGGGACAGTGCATCACCCTTCAGAAATCTGCGGTTACTTTCGGCGGTTCCTTGCTGAAAGAGGATAAAGAGAAGATTCAGGATGTCTTAGGCATTTTCAATGAAGGAGGATCAAGCAAATATTTGGGCTTGCCAGAGTGTTTTTCGGGATCTAAGGTAGAGATTCTCTCGTACCTTAAAGACCGATCGCAATGCCGCTTTGATAGCTGGTTCCTTAGAAAGCTCTCACAAGGGAGAAAAGAGATCTTGATTAAGTCTACAGCCTCGGCGATCCTTGTGTTTGCTATGTCTTGTCTCAAGGTTCCTAAAACGATCATAAACAAGTTGGAAAGCATGATGGCTAATTATTGGTATAACTCAGATCAGCATGTGAACAAGATACATTGGATGTCATGGGACAAGTTGTGTCTACCGAAGACTTTGGGGGGAATCGGCTTCAAGGACTTGGATTGCTTTAACCAAGCCTTGCTGGCCAAGCAAGGGTGGAAATTGTTGTCTCAGACAGATTCTATCTTGGCAAAATTTATGAAAAGCAAATACTACCTCCACTCAGACTTCACAGATGCTCTCATTGGAAGTAGACCATCTTTCGTCTGGAGAAGTATAATTCATGGAAGGGAACTTCTCCAGAGAGGGCTGAAATGGAAAGTTGGCGATGGGAATAACACAAGAGTATGGTTAGATAAATGGGTAGATGATCCAGTGCTTGGACCTCGTGCTCCTTGAATTAAGAATGTGACGTTTGAGGTTGATCTTAGGGCCAGCAGTTTGATTGATGAAAGATCACGTACTTGGGACCCGTTAGCTTTACAGGAAATCTTTGTACCGGAGGATATCCAACTGATCAGGTCAAAACATCCGGTGATTCTAAAATAGGATTCCTACTTATGGAAACATACAAGAAGTGGGAACTTCTCAGTTAGATCAGCTTACTGATTGGCAAGAGAACTGAAAATCAACAAAGATCATGCTGAGGTTTTATCGCAACCGTCGACAAATCCTGTCAAAGAAAAGATTTGGAAAATCAAAAATGCCCCTAAGATCAGAATTTCATCAGGAAATCTCTAAATGAGGCGCTTCCTGTGGCAGACTTGATAGGCAAGAAATGATTAAAGCTGGATGAGAGATGTCAAGTGTGTGAACTGGAAGGAGAATCAATTTTTCACCTTCTGTTTGCTTGTGATCCTGCTAGACAGGTGTGGGCTTTGGCAGGTATTGCTCAACCGGAGTGGACATTTTCTGAAGGAAGTATGTTCTCCAACATCAATTACCTTTGCAGCTCTCCCTTGCGGAACGATGAGGAAGCAGAGAACAGGAGATCCTGGCCTTGGATCTTGTGGACTTTATGGAAATGCAGGAATGAATTAATCTTCAAAGGTGTTCGATGGGAATCAGAAGAAATTCATAGAAAGGCAAAGGAAGAAGCAGATGAATGGTTTCTTGCCCAACTGGTGGAAGAAAAAGTGATTCAAGTGAAGGCAGTGAAAGAGGAGAAGGGTAAGCGAAAATGGAAACCTCCTGAGCAGGATTGGTTAATCTGCAACGTAGTCTTCGAGCTGGATAAAAAGACAAAACTGTTGGGAGTAGCGTGGGTCGTAAGAAACCATCGAGGCGTAGTGGTGATTCACAGCAGAAGAGCTTTCTCTAACATTAGCTCCTTGGAGGAGGCTCGTTTTACTACGTTGTCATGGGCTGTGGAGAGCATGACCAGCTTACACTATAACAAAGCGATTATTGCTGGTGATTTCAAAGAGTTAATGCTAGCGCTTCGCAAGCCACATCTCTGGCCAGTGTTAGACTTCCAGGTTGGAGAAGTAAGCAAACTCTTGGAAGGAATAGGTGAAGTTAAACTTCGTTGGGCTGGAAGAGAGGAGAATAGAGGTGCGACATTCATTGCTCAAAGTGTCACTCGTCAAAAGAGACTCAATTCATATGTAGCCAGTGGCCATTAGGGGTGGgtgttcgggttcgggtcggatatttgggattttcgggtatttcggtataggaatataatacccgttcgggtatttctgaacttcggatcgggttcgggtatttttagttcgggttcggttatttcggatcgggttcggatatttagatttataaagaaataaaaataaaattttcttttttaaagttttttatatttaaaaatatagattttacttaactgattttttttttctttttatagattgaatgtttaatagatttggagataacatttccaaaataaaaatagtaatttggctattgtttttaaactttggatgtaactttggttaatacatgaaataaaaagtttaacattcattttaaatgaatatcaaattattttctccataattatatatatatatatactatatgattttaaagtatgactaacatcaatataaatattttaaataaaataagagatgTAAATTGGAAAtataagggtaagtatacacatgttcggttattttcggatatctattcaggttcgggtattacccgttcgggttcggatatccaatctctcctaacttaatacccgttcgggtattttactacttcggttcggatttcggttcgggtttttcgggtcgggCTCGGGTGCTACTTCGGATATCGGATAAAGTGTCCACCTCTAGTGGCCATCCCTCTTGGCTCTTTGAATTCTTTGTTAATGAAAGCCGAGGCCTCTGAtccctttcttttgttttaacaaTTGTATATCTGTGAGGTGATCAATTGTTAAGAGAGTGTAGCTTAGTTGAG
It encodes:
- the LOC108851197 gene encoding uncharacterized protein LOC108851197, encoding MDKVLMALSLDEKEVPFAMPDLPEFSSAEENKLSLMGRLLNPDRQKIPNLIRRMPRKWQKEGIVRGIALSPERFQFIFNNEHDLLDVLERGVQTFEEWVIVVERWVENPPEDYLQYVPVWVQIRDIPVNCYTKEALTAMGDLVGKTLLVAFDPSKPITQDFIRVLVKFNVANPLKTSRVITLRDVAATIRFNYEKIQKRCFTCQRLNHEKDYCPLNVRKRQQEAKERREVAVANLEKKKVLISSDDPLFGVLEEEQVGMDPGSGRMKIAEEVLDEMRRYLRADTGESYGVKVDKVQRSVKLAENGNLTHRLALRLEAPPLFTTDLNRGKGIVFDYQDSGGAPDAQSVQSNPNKLMTASFKAHSSLARRSAPTLLLLQDDTDSVGNSAVPSSNYPTVFTAGKTALCSSGIVKKRPAPRRRPLKSMRHPKTRGDLRGKEMESEEKREGKQAMGCKKRKCSADEEEIKPTSKAACIKAIPDEELSPPQ